From the Paraflavitalea soli genome, the window AACAAAGTATTATTTTTACAGCATGGATAAACAGCCTATCCTTGCTTAAGCATTTCAGCGCATGGTAATCGACTATAAAAAAATTGATTTGTTTGGAAAATCATTCATTCAAAAAGTGGTACTAAAACCACCTTTTGAATTTGCTTTTCCAGTGGCAGAGCAAGCTTGCTTCTTGTATATGTATCAGGGTGAAATGCAGTATGAATTCGATGGGGAGCAGGTAAATATTCCAACTAATTATTCATTATTTCTAAATTGTATCCACTCCGGGAAACAAATACACAACACCCATTCAAATAGTAATGGTGAAATAGTCATCGTCACCTTCCATCCGGATATATTAAAGAAGATATACGAACGGGAGCTTCCCCTGTTGCTCCAAAAACCACAACATACAGTTTCTAACCTGTCAAGTGAAAAAGTAAACAATGACTTCCTGATACAGAAATACATTGAAGGCCTCTTGTTTTACTTCGAAAACCCATCTTTGGTAAATGATGACATAT encodes:
- a CDS encoding helix-turn-helix domain-containing protein — encoded protein: MVIDYKKIDLFGKSFIQKVVLKPPFEFAFPVAEQACFLYMYQGEMQYEFDGEQVNIPTNYSLFLNCIHSGKQIHNTHSNSNGEIVIVTFHPDILKKIYERELPLLLQKPQHTVSNLSSEKVNNDFLIQKYIEGLLFYFENPSLVNDDILILKLKEIILLLSQTQNAAAIQVILSQLFSPATYTFKQIIEAHLFSPVGIEELARKANLSVSSFKREFTKLYNDSPANYIKNKRLERASELLLASDNRITDIAYACGFNDLANFTKSFHDKYKVTPTNYRSTLNNRQ